In the Sandaracinus amylolyticus genome, GCGCCACGCGACGAGCAGCACGAGCGGCACCCCGAGCGCGAGGAGCAGCGGCGCGGCGAGGCGCAGGCTCACGCGGCCCCCCGGCGTGTCGCCCAGACCACCTCGATCGCGAGCACCACGAGGAGCGCCGCCGCGAGCCACGGCCACGCCTCGCGCGGCTCGCGACGCTCGCTCGCGCTCACCTCGGCGCCGCCCTCGCGCGACACGAAGCGCGCGCGGGGGCGCACGTCGCTCTCCTCGGTCGAGAGCAGGTTGCGCAGCGCGTGCACGCGGCGGCGGCCGATCTCCGCCTGGTAGGTGCCGGGCACCGCGGGCACGTCGACGATCGCCACGCCGCCGCGCGCGGTGGCCGACGACGAGCTGCCGTCGGGCGCGCGCACCACCACGGTCTCGCCGTCCGCTGCGGGCACGCGCAGCGGCTCGCCGATCGCGCCCTGCGCGATGCCCCCTGCGGCCCGCCGCGCGCGCACGCGCTCGAGCAGGTTGCGCACGAACACCACGAAGCCGGGGCGTCGCGGCCAGTCGCTGCGATCGGGATCGAAGCCGACGATCGTGGCCTCGCCGTCGGGGCGCTCGAGCACCGACACGATCGGGCCCGCCTCGCTGGTGACGATCGGGCGCGCCGACGCGCCGGTGATCGGTCGCGCCGCGGCGACGTGCACGTCGCGGAACGACACGAAGCGGAGGCGGGGATCGCCCTCGTCCCACGTCACGATCGCGGGCCCGGTCGCCTCGGGGCCGAGGGTCACGCCGAGCGCGGCGTCGCCGGTGGGCGCGATCGCGAGCACGTCCGCCGCTGGCCCAGCGCCGCTCGGCGGGGCGTCGGGCGTCGCGCCCGCGAACACGAGGAGACCGTCGAGATCGGGCGCGTCGGGATCGTCGGCGCGGCGCTGCGCGAGCGCTTCGGGGCTCGTCGCGAAGAGCTCGACGTCGCGATCGGCGAGCAGCACGCGGCGGATCGACTCGGGGGCATCGCCGATCAGGAAGACCGGGAGACGTCGCGCGCCGGGGCTCGGCGCGACTGCGACGTCGTCGAGAGCGAGCGCGTCGCCGGTGCCGTGGGTGCCTTCTTCGTCCGACGCGAGCTCGACGCGCACCACCGCCGCGCGTCCCGACGCGTCGGGCGGCAGATCGGCGAGCATCACCACGCCCTCGGCGCGATCGGGCGAGACGCGCACCCGGCGCGACGCGACCACGCCGCGCCCTTCGACGCTCGCGCTCACCCAGACCTCGGCATCGCTCGCTCCGAAGCGCACGAGGCGCGCGAAGATCTCGGCGCGATCGGGCGACTCCTCGCTCGGCCGCGGCCGCACGTCGATCGCGACGATCGCGGTGTTCTCGCGAGGCTCGGCGACCCGCTGCACCTCGACCTCGACGTCGGAGGGCAGGACGATCTCGCCGTCGATCGCGGCGTCGGTGAGCACCACGATGCGCGAGCCCGCGCTCGCATCGCGCAGACGCTCCGCGGCGAGCGCGACGGCACCCTCGAGGCCCGCGCCGTTGCCGCGGGTGCGCAGGCGATCGATCGCGCGCTCGAGCGCGGCGCCGTCGCTGGTGGCGGGCGCGAGCACCGCGGCCTCGGCGCCGGCCTCGACGAGCATCATCGATCCGCCGGGCGGCAGTGATCGCGCGAGGGCGCGCGCCGCGCTCTGCGCGTGATCGAGGCGCGAGCGACCGTCCGCTTCGCGCGCTGCCATCGACGCCGAGGTGTCGACGATCACGGCGAGCCGCGCGCCCGAGGGCACCTGCCCCGCGCCCGCGGGACGTGCGAGCGCGATCGCGCCCGCGATCAGCACGAGCGCCTGGAGCAGCAGCGAGAGGTGCGGGATGAGCTTCTTCCACGGGCGCTCCGCACGCAGATCGCGCAGCGCCTGCTCCCAGAGCAGCGTCGAGCCCACGACGCGCGCCTCGCGACGGCGCTTGAGCACGTAGAGCAGCACCAGCGGGCCGAGTAGGCCGAGCCACGCGAGCGACGCCGGCGAGAGAAGCTCCATCACACCGCTCGGGCGAGGTACTCGACGAGCACGTCCTCGAACGCGCGCTCGCCGACGCGGCCGTAGAAGAGCCCGCGCTTCTTCGCGTAGGACTCGAGCTCGACGAGGAACGCCGCGAGCCGCTGGCGATAGGCGCGCACTGCGCGCGCATCGAGCGAGACCTCGACCTTGCGACCGGTCTCGCTGTCGATCAGCTCGAGGTCGCCGCCCGGCGTGGGATCGAGCTCCTCGCGATCGAGCACGTGGAAGAGCACGGGCTCGTGCTTGTCGGCGATCAGGCGATCGAGCGGCCGCGTGAAGCCGCGCGGATCGAGGAAGTCGCTGAGCACGACGACGAGCCCGGGGCGCGGGGAGCGCGCGAGGAATTCGTCGACGCCGCGCGCGAGATCGGTGTCGCCCGAGGGCTCGAGCTCGTCGAGGAAGCGCAGCAGCGGGCCCACTCGCTTGCGACCGCGCGACGCGGGCAGGGGACGCGACAGACGCGCGGCGAACGGCATCACCGCCACCCGCTCGCTGCCCGAGAGCCCGACGTAGCCGAGGCCCGCGGCGAGGCGCTTCGCGACGTCGATCTTGCGCGGCGTGCCGAGGCCCATCGACGCGCTGGTGTCGACGAGCAGGTAGAGCGAGAGATCCTCTTCGGCGACGAAGAGGCGCAGCACGAGCTCCTCGAGCCGCGCGTACGCGTTCCAGTCGATGCGACGCACGTCGTCGCCCGGGAAGTAGGGGCGGTGCTCGGCGAATTCGGCCGACGATCCGCGGTTCTTCGAGCGGCGCGCGCCCGAGGTCGCGCCCGCGAAGCGGCGCCGCACCGCGAGGCGGAGGCGCGCGAGCCGGCGCAGGAACTCGGGCTCGAGCAGCGAGCTGCTCACGCGGTGTCTCCGGGATCGCGATCGACGGGCGCGTCCGCGGCCGTCGCGTCGGCCATCGGCGCGAACGCGTCGGGGTCGGTGGCGTCGGCGGGCGCGCTCGGAGGTGCGGGCGGCTGCTGGCTCGCGCGCGCTGCGCGCTCCGCTTCGCTGCGCGCGACGAGGCGCTGCTTGCGCTCCTCCATCGTCTTCCGTGCTGCGGCGCCGCGCGCCTCGACCGCGATCCACGCCGCGACCGCGAGCAGCCCGTAGCCCAGTGCCGGCACGAGCGCGCGCGTCGCCTCCCAGAGCGGCATGTCGCGCTCGACGCCGATGTCGAACGCGAGGATCGTCGGCAGGAGCGGCGACAGCATGAGCGGCGCCGGGATCTCGCGGTTGAGCCGCGAGAGCGCGTCGTCGTCGATCACGAGCGTCATCAGGAAGGGCAGCAGCACCGCCGCGGAGAGCAGCGCGAGCGTGAGCACGCGCGCGGCGAGGCCGTTGCGCAGCACGAGGCGCAGCCACGCCGCGACCGCCGCCGCGAACATGCCCACGGCCGCGTTGCCGATCGCCAGCGCGAGCAGCGCCGCGTCGGCGACCGGGTGCTCGCCCCCCCACAGCGGATCGCGCAGCCAGCGCACGCCGGAGACCACGACCGGCACCACTGCGGCGCTCGCGATCACCGCGAGGAAGGTGAAGCGCAGGGTCGGTCCGGCTCCCGGGCCGATCGGCGCGAGGATGCGTCGCAGCAGCGAGGGGGTCGCGATCGCGCGCGGCGGGAGCGGCGGCTCGTTCGCGAAGAGCAGCGCGATGAAGATCACGAGCATCCCCGAGAACAGCGAGAGCGCGATGCCGGCCTCGGCGCAGTCGCGCATCGTGGTCGGCCCCGCGACCACGCACGCGGAGAGCACGCCCGCGCCGACGATCGCAGGCAGGCACCAGATCTTGAGCGGCGTCGATCGATCCTCCGCCGCCGGCTGCACGCCCGCGACCGCCGACGCGAGGAAGAACCAGAGCGGCATGCCGAGCGCGTAGAGCGGGCCCAGCACCAGGAACGCGAAGCCGTCCCACGTGGCGAAGCGCTCGGGCAGCGCCTCGGCGAACCAGAAGGGCCCGTCGAAGGGCGTGCTCCACGCGCCGTGCGCGACCTCGCCGAGCGCCACCGTCAGCGGCCACACGAAGAACGAGTGCGCGCCCACGTAGACGAAGAACGCGAGCACGATCGCGAGCCAGAGCGACTCGACGCGCGCGCTGATCGCGATGCCGAACGCGACCGCCGGCGCGAGCGCGAGCAGCACGTAGGTGAAGCCTGCGATCACGGAGAGCGGCGAGATGCCGCCGAAGAGGAACGCGAGGCCGACGACCGGCGACGCGGCGATCACGCAGAGCACGACCGCTGCGTACGACGCGAGGAACTTGCCCCACACGATGCGCGAGGGGCTCATCCCGCTGAGGATCAGCGACTCGAACGTGCCCGATCGCTTCTCGCCGACGATCGTGGTCGCGGCGTACGCGGGCGCGACCATCGAGAGCACGACGCTCAGCAGCGAGAAGAAGACGTGGAAGACCTCTTGTCCGACCTCGGCGGGCGCGCGCTCGCCCGCGTTCACCGCGCCCCACGTCAGCACGAGCAGCGCGACGATGCCCGCGGTGAGGTAGAGGAAGCGGATGAACATCGCGGTGCGGAACGTCGCGCGCAGCTCCTTCAGCAGGATCGGGTTGGGATCCTCGAAGGGCTTCGCGAGCCACCCCTTGATGCGATCACGCGGCGAGCGCGGCGGCGCGTTCTGCACCGGCGCCTGACCGAACGCGCCGCTCGTGCGCTCGTTCTCTGCAGCGGCGCTCACTGCAGCTCTCCCTTCGTGACCTCGAGGAAGATGCGCTCGAGATCGTTCTGATCGGGCTCGACCCGGAGGAGGCGCAACTTCTGGGAGACACAGTGATCGACGAGGTCCGCGAGCGTCTCGTCGCTGCCTCGGTACTGCACCTTGTAGGCGCCGTCGGGATCGCGCTCGACCGAGAGCACCTCGGGGCCGCGCGCGAGGATCGCCTCGACGTCGGCGGGCGGTGCGAGGACGCGGATCTTCACCGCGCGCTCGGGCTTGAGCGTGCGACCGATCGCGTCGACCGATCCGCCGGCGAGCAGCCGGCCCTTCTCGAGGATCGCCACCGACGTGCACATGTCGGAGAGCTCCGTGAGGATGTGGCTCGAGAGCAGGATCGTCTTGCCGAGCGATCGCAGCTCCTCGATCAGCTCGCGCATCTCGATGCGTGCGCGCGGATCGAGCCCGTTCGCGGGCTCGTCGAGGATCAGCACCTTCGGGTCGTGCAGCAGCATGCGCGCGATGCCGAGGCGCTGGCGCATGCCCTTGCTCATCGTCTGCACCAGTCGATCGCGCAGCGGGCCGAGATCGGTCAGCTCCATCACCGCGCTCACGGTGCGCTCGCGCGCGCCGAGCCCGATGCCGTGCGCGGCCGCGAAGAACTCGAGGTACTCGACGACCGTGATGCGGTCGTAGACGCCGAACGCGTCGGGCATGAAGCCGAGCACCTTGCGCACCTCGGCGGGCGCCTCGACCACGTCGATGCCGTCGACGAGCACGCGCCCGTCGTCGGGCTCGAGCAGCGTCGCCATCATGCGGATCGTCGTGGTCTTGCCGGCGCCGTTGGGCCCGATGAACCCGAAGATCTCGCCCGCGGGCACGTGCATCGAGAGGTCGCGCAGGACCTGCATCGATCCGAACCAGTGGCTCACGTGCTCGACGCGGATCACGGCACACCTCCGTCGGGGCTCGCGCCGTTGGTCGGCGGCGGGAGCAGCTCGGTCGGCGGAGCCTCGGTCGGCTCGCCCCACACCGAGCCATCGGTCGGCGGCGGCGCGGCGCGACCGAGCAGGTCGTAGCGCGGCCTCGGGTGCAGCAGCACGAAGCGCAGATCGGTCTCCGCGCCGAACGTGGGCTCGCTCTCGACGCTCGGCTCGGGATCGAGCCGCGCCCAGAGCAGCGGCTCGCTCGGCGAGGGGCTCGGCCCTCCGATGAGGCGCAGCACGCCGCGCACGTAGCGCGCGTCGTCCTCCTCGAGCCCGAGCTGTCGCGCGATGTCGCGCGGCGTCGGGTTCTCTTCTTCGTCGAAGCCCCAGCCGCTCGAGAGCACCGTCGCGGCGCTCGCGGGGATCGGTCGGGTCGCGCCTGCCTCGACGTCGCCGATCGCGTAGACGCGCGACTCGTCGACGATGAACGCGGAGCGCAGCGGCCGCTGCGACTCGTTGGTGATCGAGACCAGCCGATCGCCTTCGTACGCGAAGCGGATCGGCGCGCCGAGATCGATCACGCGATCGTCGCGGAGGAAGATCGTCTCCCAGAGCCCGCCGCGCAGCGAGGTGAGGCGAGGGCGCTCTCCCGCGTGATCATAGACGAGCCCGTCGTCGCCTCCGCCCGACGCGAGACGCATCGTGCGCCCGCCCTCGCGCGTCGCGATCTCGACGGTCGACGGCGCGGTGAGGAAGTAGCCCGCGTACGCGCGGGTCGGCGCGAGCGTGTCGCCCTCGACCGCCTCGACGATCTCCACGCGCCGGTAGCGCATCGTCACGCCCTTGCCGAGGTAGCCGACGACGAGCATCACCGTCGCGCATCCGATCGCGAGGATCGGCGTGCTCACGAGCGCGAGCGTCGGCCGGTTGCGCTGTAGCACGAAGCGGAAGTTCAGCGGGCCGACGACGATCACGTAGAGGAAAAGCACGATGCCCACGAGGCCGAGCGCGGGGCGATAGCCCTCGTTGGGATCGAGCGCGGCGCGCAGCCGCGCGAGGCTCGGGCGGCCGTCCCACCACGTCTGCTCCAGCGAGTCGATGCCGCGCCCGAGCGTGAAGCGGGTGGTCGCGGGATCGCGCAGCGCGCGCTGGGCGATCGAGCGCAGGAGCTCGCGCACCTCGGGGCGATCGACGTGGGGCGGCGCGCTCGCGTCGTACGCGGTGACGTACACCGCGCCCGCGCCCACACGATCCGCGCACCCGAAGCGCTCGGTGGCGCCGCGCGCGCACTCGAGCGCGGGCAGCGCGCCGGGCGCGAAGTCACCGGGCACGAGGCGGCGCGTCTCGGAGTAGCGCACCGCGCCGAACGTCTCGCGCACCAGCGGCGTCGCGAGATCGCCCTCGCTGCGCGGGAAGATCACGAGGTGCCCGCCGGCGTGCACCCAGCGCCGGATCGCATCGAGCTCGCGATCCGAGAGGCGCGTCAGCATCGACGCCTGCGCCGCGAGCACCGCGACCGTCGAGTAGCCGAGCACGTCGTCGGGCACGATCGGATCACCGGTCGTTCCGTCGATCGTGATCGTGCCGATCGGCACCTGCACCGCGCGCTCCGAGCCGGTCGCGGCGCCGTAGTAGCCGGGGTTCTCGTCGGGCACCGAGGCCTGCAGATCGAGCAGCGTCGCGCGCAGCCGCGAGGGATCGGCGAGCACCACGAGGCTGCGTCCCGAGGGCGCGTACGCCGAGCTCATCGACGCGCTCCCGAGCAGCGCGTCACCGGCCTCGTAGCGCGCTTCGATCTGCGTGCCCGAGCCGTTCACGAAGAGCGTGATCAGCACGCGGCGCTGCTCCGCGGGCGGCAGATCGAGCGGCACCGCGTGGCGATCGGGCGGCTGGTTCCACTGGCTGGTGCGGACCACCAGGCGACCGCGGAACGTCTCGCGCGTCAGGTTCCGCACCGTGACCGCCACGGTCGAATAGCCGTCGCCGATCAACGCCTCGTTCCCGAGCACGCCCTCGACGCGCACCTCGACCGGCGGCGGCGCCTGCTGCGCGAGCGCGGGCGCGGCGATCGATACGAGCATCGAAACGATCGCGGCGATCCAGATCGATCTCGAACGAGAGACGATCCACGAATCGGCTCGTCTGCGCAGTCGAGCACTCCAGCTGGGCTGAATCGTCATCAGCCCTCGATCCGCTGCACCGACGCCGGCATCTCGGGCACCTCTTCGAGGATCTTCCCGAGGATCGCGTCCGCGCCGAGACCTTCCGCTTCGGCCTCGAAGCCCGGGATGATCCGATGGCGCAGCGCGGGGAGGATCACGCGGCGGAGATCGCTGAACCCGACGTGCCCGCGGCCCTCCATCAGCGCGCGCACCTTCGCGGCGAGCAGGAGCGATTGTCCGCCGCGCACGCCGCCGCCGTAGCGAAGGAGCTTCTTCGCGCTCGGCGCGGCGACGGGCAGCGAGGGATCGGTCGCGCGGAGCAGACGCGCGACCCAGCGCGTGATCGGCTCCGCGACGTGCACCTCGCGCACGAGCTTCCGCATCGCGAGGATCCCCGGCCCGTCGATCACGCGCGGCACCGCCCCCTCGATCGTGCCGGTGGTGCGATCGAGGATGCCGACGAGCGTGTCCTCGTCGGGCGCGGGCACGTAGATCTTGAAGAGGAAGCGATCGAGCTGGGCCTCGGGCAGCGGATAGGTGCCCTCCATCTCGATCGGGTTCTCGGTGGCGAGCACGACGAAGGGATCTTCGAGCGCGTGTCGCGTGCCCGCGATGGTCACGCTGCGCTCGGCCATCGCTTCGAGGAGCGCGCTCTGCGTCTTCGGGGTCGCGCGGTTGATCTCGTCGGCGAGCACGAGCTGCCCGAAGATCGGTCCGCGCGAGAGCTCGAAGCGCTTCCGACCGCGCTCGTCCTCGACGACGACGTTGGTGCCGACGATGTCGCCGGGCATGAGATCGGGCGTGAACTGGATGCGCGAGAAGCGCAGGTCCATCGCCTCGGAGAGCGTGCGGACGAGCAGCGTCTTGCCGAGCCCGGGCGCGCCTTCGAGCAGCGCGTGACCGCCCGCGAAGAGGCAGACGAGCACTTCGTCGACGACCTCGGCCTGACCGACGACGACGCGCGCGACCGCGTCCTTCAGGCGCGCCACCACCGTCGCGAACTCTTCGACCTTCGTGTCCGTCATTCAGCGCTCTCCATCGAAGTACTCGCGCACGTGATCGCGATAGTCCTCGGGGATCGGCAGTCGTTCGATCGCGCCCTGCTCACCGGTCGCGACGTCGCTCCCGGTGGCGCTCCCGGCGCTCGAGCCAGGCGCATCCATGCCCTCGGGATCGATCCACTCGACGGTGCTGCGCGAGGGCGCGCCCGCGCCGACGCGAGGGCGAACGCGCGCGAGCGGACCGCCCTGCGCCCCGAGATCGCGCGTGGATCCGTTCGAGTCGGCATGCCCGCCCCCCGGCCCCGGCCCCCCGCCGCCAGTCCCCGAAGCAGACCCCGAGCCGCTCCCCGACCCCGACCCGCTCCCCGATCCCGACCCGCTCCCCGACCCCGACCCGCTCCCACCAGAACCCGACCCGCTCCCACCCGAACCCGATCCGCTCCCACCAGAACCCGACCCGCTCCCACCCGATCCCGAGCCGCTCCCCGATCCGTTCCCGCTCCCCTGTCCCGCCCCGGCCCCCGCCCCGGCCCCCGTCGGCATCCCGCCTTCGCCCAGCTGCATCTGCAGCTCGTCGAGATGCTCGAGCGCGTCCCTCAGCGCGCGCTCCATCTCCTCGGCGGTCATCGGCTGCCCGCTCTGCTCGCCCGCCTGCTCGCCGCTCTGCGCCTGGCTCGGCGCGACCGGCGCGCGTCGCATCGCATCCGCGAGCCGCTGTCGCTCCTCCGCGCTCAGCCGGCTCCACGCGTCGCGCATCGCGTCGACCATCTCGCGGTTCAGCTCGCTCCCCTCGCCGTCGCGCTCGAGCCGCTCCAGCGCACGACCGAGCCCTTCGAGCTCGGGCATCGCCTCCATCAGCTCGCGCGCCAGCTGGGCCTGCTCCGCGCGTCGCTGCAGCAGATCCTCGCGCTCGAGCAACGACCCCGCGAGCGCTTCGTCGCCCGCGCGCCGCGCGGCATCGGCTGCCTCGCGCAGCGCTTCTCTCGCGCGCTCCCGGTCGTCCGCCTCGCGACGCGACGCCGCGCGCTCCACCGCGCGATCGAGCGCCTCGAGATCGCGCTCCTGCACCGCGCGCTGCATCTCCTGCTCGCCCTGCATCGCCTCGGACGCCGCGTCCTGCGCGCGCCGCTGCTCCGCGGTCGGCCTCGGTCGCGCCGCTTCCACCGCGAGCCGCACGCCCTCGAGACGATCGAGCGCCTCACGCCGCTCGAGCCCTTGCTCGAGATCGCGTCGCAGCTCGCGCGCACGGCGCGCCGCCTCGTCGAGCTGGCGTCGCTGCTCGGGCTCGCGCGTCTGCTCGGGCAGTCGCTCGATGCGCCGCAACGTCTCGGTCTCGTCGGTGCGCACGACGTCGGTGCCCGGCGCGCGCATCGGCGCGCGCGGCGGCGGCACCATGAACGCTGCGAGGAACGTCGCGCACGCCATCGGCAGCGCCCATGCATCGCCGCGCGCGATGCGCGGCCGCACGTCGCGACGCTTCGCGCGCGACAGCGTCTCGTTCGCCTTCGCGACGGCCGGTGCGAGCGCGGGGGGCGCGTCGGCGCCGATCTCCCACGCCGTGATCACCGCCGCGTCCGCGTCGAGCTTGCGATCGATCCACGTCACGACGTCGGCATCGCTCGGCCGCGCTCGCCGCGCGCGCACGAGCCCCACGATCGGCGCGAGCCCCAGCAGCGCGAGCAGCGGCCATCGCGGCAGCCCCGGCGCCACCAGCGCGATCGCGAGCGCACCGGTGCCGAGCACCGCCGACCACAGCACGAGCTCCGCGAGCATCGCGCGCAGCACGAGCGCCCGGCGGACCTCCGCGAGCAGCTGGGGCAATCGGCTCATGGGCGCGAGGTCGAACCTCCTCGGTACGGAGAGCGATTCCACGACCGATGAGACGCACGGCCGCGGAGAAATCGTGGCTGGATCGAGGCGACGATCGCGAGCCCCACGAACGCGAACGGCAGCCCGAGGGCTGCCGCTCGTGGTTCAGGTGGCTCGCTCGTCGATCAGAACGACACGTTCCGCAGCCGCCAGAAGAACGTCCCGTTGTCGGCCTGCACGCGGATCCCGGGGCATCCCGCGGTGTCGAGGCCGCTCAGCTGCGTGACCGTGGTGCGCTGGCCGACGTACTGGGCCATGTCCGCCGCCCAGTTCGTGTCCGCCGTCACCACGCCGCCCTGACCGTCGCTGCCGGTCCAGGGCGTGTGCATGCCGAGCACGACGCTCGAGCCCACCGCGACCGGCCCGTAGACCGGCACCGCCATGCCGCAGTCCTGGGGGACGAGCGCGCCCATCGCGCCCGCCACGCCGG is a window encoding:
- a CDS encoding AAA family ATPase; translated protein: MTDTKVEEFATVVARLKDAVARVVVGQAEVVDEVLVCLFAGGHALLEGAPGLGKTLLVRTLSEAMDLRFSRIQFTPDLMPGDIVGTNVVVEDERGRKRFELSRGPIFGQLVLADEINRATPKTQSALLEAMAERSVTIAGTRHALEDPFVVLATENPIEMEGTYPLPEAQLDRFLFKIYVPAPDEDTLVGILDRTTGTIEGAVPRVIDGPGILAMRKLVREVHVAEPITRWVARLLRATDPSLPVAAPSAKKLLRYGGGVRGGQSLLLAAKVRALMEGRGHVGFSDLRRVILPALRHRIIPGFEAEAEGLGADAILGKILEEVPEMPASVQRIEG
- a CDS encoding ABC transporter permease, yielding MSAAAENERTSGAFGQAPVQNAPPRSPRDRIKGWLAKPFEDPNPILLKELRATFRTAMFIRFLYLTAGIVALLVLTWGAVNAGERAPAEVGQEVFHVFFSLLSVVLSMVAPAYAATTIVGEKRSGTFESLILSGMSPSRIVWGKFLASYAAVVLCVIAASPVVGLAFLFGGISPLSVIAGFTYVLLALAPAVAFGIAISARVESLWLAIVLAFFVYVGAHSFFVWPLTVALGEVAHGAWSTPFDGPFWFAEALPERFATWDGFAFLVLGPLYALGMPLWFFLASAVAGVQPAAEDRSTPLKIWCLPAIVGAGVLSACVVAGPTTMRDCAEAGIALSLFSGMLVIFIALLFANEPPLPPRAIATPSLLRRILAPIGPGAGPTLRFTFLAVIASAAVVPVVVSGVRWLRDPLWGGEHPVADAALLALAIGNAAVGMFAAAVAAWLRLVLRNGLAARVLTLALLSAAVLLPFLMTLVIDDDALSRLNREIPAPLMLSPLLPTILAFDIGVERDMPLWEATRALVPALGYGLLAVAAWIAVEARGAAARKTMEERKQRLVARSEAERAARASQQPPAPPSAPADATDPDAFAPMADATAADAPVDRDPGDTA
- a CDS encoding vWA domain-containing protein, which codes for MELLSPASLAWLGLLGPLVLLYVLKRRREARVVGSTLLWEQALRDLRAERPWKKLIPHLSLLLQALVLIAGAIALARPAGAGQVPSGARLAVIVDTSASMAAREADGRSRLDHAQSAARALARSLPPGGSMMLVEAGAEAAVLAPATSDGAALERAIDRLRTRGNGAGLEGAVALAAERLRDASAGSRIVVLTDAAIDGEIVLPSDVEVEVQRVAEPRENTAIVAIDVRPRPSEESPDRAEIFARLVRFGASDAEVWVSASVEGRGVVASRRVRVSPDRAEGVVMLADLPPDASGRAAVVRVELASDEEGTHGTGDALALDDVAVAPSPGARRLPVFLIGDAPESIRRVLLADRDVELFATSPEALAQRRADDPDAPDLDGLLVFAGATPDAPPSGAGPAADVLAIAPTGDAALGVTLGPEATGPAIVTWDEGDPRLRFVSFRDVHVAAARPITGASARPIVTSEAGPIVSVLERPDGEATIVGFDPDRSDWPRRPGFVVFVRNLLERVRARRAAGGIAQGAIGEPLRVPAADGETVVVRAPDGSSSSATARGGVAIVDVPAVPGTYQAEIGRRRVHALRNLLSTEESDVRPRARFVSREGGAEVSASERREPREAWPWLAAALLVVLAIEVVWATRRGAA
- a CDS encoding ABC transporter ATP-binding protein — protein: MIRVEHVSHWFGSMQVLRDLSMHVPAGEIFGFIGPNGAGKTTTIRMMATLLEPDDGRVLVDGIDVVEAPAEVRKVLGFMPDAFGVYDRITVVEYLEFFAAAHGIGLGARERTVSAVMELTDLGPLRDRLVQTMSKGMRQRLGIARMLLHDPKVLILDEPANGLDPRARIEMRELIEELRSLGKTILLSSHILTELSDMCTSVAILEKGRLLAGGSVDAIGRTLKPERAVKIRVLAPPADVEAILARGPEVLSVERDPDGAYKVQYRGSDETLADLVDHCVSQKLRLLRVEPDQNDLERIFLEVTKGELQ
- a CDS encoding DUF58 domain-containing protein; its protein translation is MSSSLLEPEFLRRLARLRLAVRRRFAGATSGARRSKNRGSSAEFAEHRPYFPGDDVRRIDWNAYARLEELVLRLFVAEEDLSLYLLVDTSASMGLGTPRKIDVAKRLAAGLGYVGLSGSERVAVMPFAARLSRPLPASRGRKRVGPLLRFLDELEPSGDTDLARGVDEFLARSPRPGLVVVLSDFLDPRGFTRPLDRLIADKHEPVLFHVLDREELDPTPGGDLELIDSETGRKVEVSLDARAVRAYRQRLAAFLVELESYAKKRGLFYGRVGERAFEDVLVEYLARAV